Genomic segment of Mytilus edulis chromosome 12, xbMytEdul2.2, whole genome shotgun sequence:
tataaattttgtgtcAACACTTCTGCCATTTcagtttaaaacaataatttaccCCTACAACATCGACTTTATTGCAAATGACCCATAATCATTGTTGAGGGGGATAGGACTTTTATCAGGACTCCAAAATAgtgtgtttttaagctcaggatttcggaaTGGACCTTTCGGGACCCAGTAATTCTTTTTTTGAAGTTccggatgtcaggatttaaattttgtttaaattcaggacctcaggatttcgtgtttttaagcccaagattttgggatcaggacccctcctacccccctcaTTGTTGAATATCCAATATGCTTTATTAAGTACTGTATTTACAATTAATCTCCATCTAGTGAAATATATACACAATGACAAAACCTTTCACTCTAAAACATTTTCTCATGAAATATTATTGTGATATTTCACTTGCTGCCATTTTATTATACAAAACTGATAACTGTATATTTCTACTCATGGTATAacatgagctgcgtcggatagaaatcgaccttatgcaaatgtGCGTTTACAAGTTCATGTATATgtctttgaatataaaaaatgaattttggcCTGATTTGtagaatatatgtattaaatcaATTATGAAACAGTTACCAACTTTCCATATAGATTTTGTCAACCTGAAATAAATTAATTGCGGTATTGACAATTATTTGCATAATGTCAATTTCTATCCCACACAGCTCATTTGAACAATGATTtatcaactaaaaaaaatattacaaagaaaCTGATAATGTAGTGTCATACCACATTAAATACAGGTTGGTTTATTTTAACATTTGCTGCCTTATTTTGTCATGATTTGATGATATGagataattttgttaaatgttaaaagaCCTGAGATTCATTTATGTTTAAAGCAAATTTTGtctttgtgtaaaaaaaattaaagaatttttgtCATTCCAAAATAAAACACTAAAACAAGATTACGAGTATTTAAGACAAATGAATTGCTTTGGTGTTTACCACATTAGTAAGAATCCAAATTCTctttaaaacaagaggctctcaagagcctgaatcgctcaccttaattctcttggttaaatctctcatcaatgattattttggcttttcaatttatttaaatgttttttggatcgtcctattttcttcaaaagccaaaaaaaataatcattttctcctatgttctattttagccataggagctatgtttcttgacatacaaggaaataaaatataaaatttatactagatactctgaaactcatttagcctaagtttggctgaaattgatacagcagtttcaaaggagaagattttttaaagtaagtcaacatgatgaacgaattgtgaaaaaagtctttaaagggcaataactccttaaggggtcaattgacaattttggtcaaattgacttagttgaagatcttactttgctgaacattattgctgtttacagtttatttctatctataattatattcaagataataaacaaaaacagcaaaatttccttaaaattatcaattcaggggcagcaacccaacaacaggttgtctgattcatctgaaaatttcagggcagatagatcttgacctgataaacaatattaccccaacgtcagatttgctctaaatgctttggtttttgagttataagccaaaaactgcatttgacccctatgttctatttttagcaatggcgaccatgtttgttgatagatcataacttcggatacaatttacaaactagataccctaaggaacattcagttaaagtttggaagtatttggcccagtagtttaagaggagaagatttttgtaaaagattactaagatttacgaaaaatggttaaaaattgactataaagggcaataactcctaaaggggtcaactgaccatttccgtcatgttgacttatttgtaaatcttactttgctgaacattattcctgtttacagtttatctctatctataataatattcaagataataaccaaaaacagcaaaatttctttaaaattaccaattcaggggcagtaacccaacaacagattgtctgattcatctgaaaatttcagggcagatagatcttgacctgataaacaatattattccatgtcagatttgctctaaatgctttggtttttgagttataagccaaaaactgcatttgacccctatgttctatttttagcaatggcgaccatgtttgttgatagatcacaacttcggatacaatttacaaactagataccctaaggaacattcagttaaagtttggaagtatttggcccagtagtttcagaggagaagatttttgtaaaagattactaagatttacgaaaaatggttaaaaattgactataaagggcaataactcctaaaggggtcaactgaccatttccgtcatgttgacttatttgtaaatcttactttgctgaacattattcctgtttacagtttatctctatctataataatattcaagataataaccaaaaacagcaaaatttccttaaaattaccaattcaggggcagcaacccagcaacaggttgtctgattcatctgaaaatttcagggcagatagatcttgacctgttaaacaatattaccccatgtcagatttgctgtaaatgctttggtttttgagttataagccaaaaactgcatttgacccctatgttctatttttagcaatggcgaccatgtttgttgctagatcaaaacttcggatacaatttataaataagataccctaaggaacattcagttaaagtttgaaagtatttggcccagtagtttcagaggagaagattcttgaaatagtttacgacgacagacgacggacgacagacgacggacgacgacggacgccaagtgatggcataagctcacttgtcccttcgggacaggtgagctaaaaatcatgACAATAATTTTACATTTACAGTGATTTATGGAAATAGTAAAGACATTTCTAATTGCACaactaatgttttaaaatgattcATTTCAAATCTTAGGTATTgctttgattaaataaaaataaaaaaaaaactcattagaTAACCTACAGTCAGTTAAATATTAACAAATTGATATAAAAGTGCCACAAATTTCAAAGAAATGACTGAACAAATATTGCTTTGCCTTTTCAAATGCAAAGTATCCTTTAACAAATTATTGTAAAGTACCAACTAATACTAAATTCAAGGGCAATAATTTTGGAAAGTAGATCAAAATGTGACCCTTATCACATTGATGATTATTATACCTCATTTATATTCAATGTGCTTCTGAGTAAAGCTTGATTTCATTTTACAATGTGAATTTAAAATCaaacattgtaattttttttaagccaaataatatattttaaatttcagttatctccctttgtttataattttacattttaagattAAAACTCAAAACTTATTATTATCATACTGGCTTTTTCAAAGAGGGGACTCAATTAGCATTTACTAATCTAACTTAACTTAAGGTATACAGAACAAAATATTACAGATATTACAATTATTTTAACATAGTTAAAATTTCACACTGTCTGATTGTCTGCAgaacaagaaaaacaaaatggtacATTATACACAATAATTGGTACAGTCACAGGTAATAAAATTATACTCTGAATTCATTACtacataaaaacatttattgtttaGAGAAATTATACTGTATGTGATGTTGCATACTTTAATTTCTTTATCACTCTTCTTACACAGTAAGATTGGGAATGTTAACTTTTGAAAAACTATTGTTATCCATGTTCTATTCATATGCAAATTATGTAGGAATTTAGCTTACACTATTTGCCTTACTATTTCATTTTCAAGTCATATAAAGAAACATTACACAAACATAAAGGTACACTAGTATAGAGCTATCTACCATAAAAAGtgtgtacatcatgtacattgaaaatttatgttttattggtGTTTTAAGTCATTTCTTACATTAACAGGAAGATAtcaaaaggtttaaaaaaaatataatgttaaataCATTATTCAACTTGTatagattaaataaaaaatgaaatgttgaaaattatcaataattgatttttttttaattttaaaactagtACAAAAATACATCATCAATAACAAAAattcttgtacatgtatatattataacaaatataaaaatatacaacaattaCAATGCATAGGTTTTTAAAAGAAATGGCACATTTGGTAGAATTTGATTTTTTCTTAACATTTGGTAGATGTGTTGTTATGGATACACCATATCTCTTTTAAATCAAAGTAGTTTATATTAGCTTGAAGAGATCAAACTAATCATGGCATTTAATTACAGGTTTAGGAGATGTCATCTTTACATAGAAATAAGCAATAATCCAAAATATCATTTGCAATTTTTATCTTACAAAAATATCATTAGCACTATATTTGTCCAGTAGAATGACCAGTAGATTCTTTGATCAGTGTCTTGTTTATTTCACATTAACCTAATCACTTTGAAAACTTTTCTTATGACCAAGTTATAAAAAGCCTTCAGAAGTATTCCTTATTTCATACATCACTTTTACttagttttttaaaataaatattggtcTCCTTACtcccttaacatgcttaatgaCAAGGAGTTATCTCAATGTCTATAGGGCTAATCTTCAAACCTCCTAATAATTTCTTCCTTCCTGTTGTTTTCTTCTATCAACCTCCTGATAATTTCTTTACTCCTGTTGTTTTCTTCTTTATTCCCGTTGTTTTCTTCTTTATTCCTGTTGTTTTCTTCTTCCAATCTCCTAATGATGTCTTCCATCCtgttattttcttctttattCCTGTTATTTTCTCCTTCCAACCTCCTGATAATTTCATCCTTTCTTGCACTCTCCTCATTTTTCTCTTGTGAATGCCTAATCATATCTTCATTTTTAGACTGAATTACTCTAAATAATACTTCATTTCCACGCTGTTTCTCGCTTTCAATAAAttgttgaagatttttttttgtgtcttcCAGCCTAATTATATCTTCCTCAAGCTCAactagtaaaaaaataaaacattaatgaaattttagttttaaaatttgaaagtatTGAGCTTCAGGTTACAGTTGGTGTGATTTATACCAAATGTATATATAGCTATATAGACTATTTTAAAGATGATGCTCAtgcttgcatatttttttttattttttttatcccacatatataatatacaacagtACAGTTATCAAATAGTAAGTTCATATATAGAAATGTAATATAATACAACTCATCAGAAAATGTATAGAGCTTGAAATAACATTTGGTGGGTTTTTATAATGGTATCTTATCAAAAGgacaaaaaaagaagaattgagaattaaataaattaacgacgggatgattcttaaaagtatagtattgtgtgtatatctttttaaaggtaacagatatcaacctactataaactgcaaagatgatcagtagttcaagacctttaatttgaggtcaatgtcgggtcatgatgaaatttcaccttgaccttcacattatactatgaccttgaccttgtgatatttgaaaggtcaagtggtcctgagttgaatggtgatagtgccatgtctctacgacttccggttctcaagttttgtattgcatcatatatttgatgattaattgtgaccttggtgaactttgaaattgtcccaattctttttctataatgttgtccttcaactgtagatcatttatcatttaacagatttgagatatctattgtcgttttagagataatgcagtttgaagttttgggagcggaggcatgtatttctgaatcatcaagagcttaccacttaaaatgttttagaaattgaagaggttgacatagttatatgtttgaccaaataccaaaaacattccatggaaaaaaacaccaaaaaatcaatttgaaattttcaagttttgcattgactttgtaagtttcataacttctatttatatagttgatattgcatcattatttgcactttgtcaaatggggtcatctgatatatcaaattgaaggtcctaataaactctacttaaaaatgaaaattttaaacccccttttcatcccagggggacgggtggggtcatttagtgcaaacattcaaatttctcagatggtaaggttgtcgcatatcaaatgaaagaacataaagcgtacatttcaaatttcaaattgacgtctcccaaaaatgggttggatggggtcattgagtgcaaaaaataaattttcttttaagatagggttgttgtatatcaaatgaaaggtcatgatgtgtacatttgaaatatcaaattcctgacCCCCAAAAATCTAGAACATggggttgtcgcatatcaaatgaaagctcatctactctatgttacatatatcataattctgatctcaaaaatgtaggcggatgaggtcatttagtgttaaaagcgaaaagtttcagaaggtatgcttgtcgtatatcaaacgaaaggtcgtacaaagtacattactaaaacatcacttttacaggaaagacctttcaattgttttacaaacaattgagatactagtatttgtttttgtgttttttctttttctttatcatCTTTGCTTGCATATAATTTTATAAAGAGGCATAAAAgtttcaggagcctgtaattcagtggttgtcgtttgtttatgtgttacatatttgttttttgttcatttttttacataaataaggccgttagttttctcttttgaattgttttacattgtctcatcggggccttttatagctcactatgcggtatgggctttgctcattgttgaaggccgtacggtgacctatagttgttaatgtctgtgtcattttggtcttttgtggatagttgtctcattggcaatcttaccacatcttcttttatatataactCAAGAAAGGTAAAAGTCACGTCACCCaaatcaaacttgatctgtgtcttatggtaataagcattgagtgtaagtttcatgacatttggttgatcaaggcaaactaaagtaactAAATGGACACGAAATTTTTCCATATATATAAAGTATCTAAATTTGAACATGATCTGTGTCTTGTAAAAGAACAGAAACTAAATTAGAAACATACGTACTGATGTTTGACATGTGGACACACAAATGCTAACACTTAATGTCCCGCTTCCACATCGCAAGCATAAAATACTTTTACATTTACTATGTCCCCTTATATGACTTATAACACTTCTTATTTTGACTAATTGTCATTTTGAAAGTGTGCAAGGTTATattgaaaacttgttttgtaGCAAGTCTTTTATCAAGCAGGTGAATGTTCCCTGACATAAATTATTCTTTCAAAAGAGCAGgtaaaactatttgaaatttatagatttcataattttaattttgcataaaacatttgtataaaattcTTAAATGAGATTGTAAAAAAAGACACCAATGTTTTCGTTCTATAACCAAAAATATATGTGTGCTAAACAAATACTTCACTATTCTAATCTATAATCTAttctatttaaattttcaatgaatTATATAAAGATACTTTCaaaagtataagaaagttataacATACTCTAGGTCTTATTGAAATATTCAACTTTATctggttaaaaattaaaaacattaggttaatttttaacaaaacaaaacaacagcaACTATAATTACTCAAGGTTGCAGCCAGTGTAACGAAAAAATTATTTCTTCAATTCATACAACATGAATAGATTTTTATAATGagtgttttttctttcttatttttagaGATTTATTTGAAGGCACTTTCAGGTTTGTTTAACCTGCTAAGTTTTCTTCCTATTTTCCAGTCTATTAAGGAACATAAGTCCTGAATGGCAaattgaaaattgtcaatatttaacTTCACTTCTGTATTGTATTATGCTTGGAGGAttcagggggcccgggcccccctttattagaaaaaatttggttgattatatgcCCCCCTTTTAGAGCAGTCAGCACCCCCCTccctttacaaaaagttctggacccccccccccccccccccctgttatGTGACAGCATATCAGAATTTGAAACACATTCAATTTGCTGACCAGTTCATAAGTAATTACTCTGAAACTGTTGCCAACCTCCTGCATGCTCTTCATATTTCATCATTTCATTAATCAGATTTGTAAACCTTATTGGAAAGCAACCTAGAGTAATCTTACtgttttcaaagttttttaattgcCTCAGGATAGTCATGATAAATCTAGATCAGttcatttaatacaaatattttttatgaaagagACAAAAATAATCCACATATATTTTCGGTcataccaaattttttttttcttggtgTACCTTGTGTTTCATCAAGGCTGTACTCAAGGTCTGTAACAGTTGgatctgaaaaaataaaagaacattttCAAGCCTTTTAGATAATAAATAACTTGTGTAATTGCTGTTTCAAACACACTATGTGAAACTAGGGAAGGGCAAGGTTCTACCCGAGCCCTTCCGCAGTTTTGCACCcagtacaaaaaagtttatatttttaagacattgacctaatattgtttttaaactgcAACTGAAATGTatacattgatagctttttaaatagtaacacaaatatcaaacttatccccctgattgtggagaaagtgttccatgatgaaattgacattatacaaaatatagctatgttactatatttaggaaataaacacaactagttgcagtataaatagATATATACTAAAACGAATACTACAAATCATTAGTTGTTGATACTGAATAGGTGGTTATTGAAACAACTCACTGAAAGGTTAGAATATTTGTGACAATAATTTAGTATCATATTTCTCTTATTAAGGTATTGGTGTTTGATGAAAAAATCTCTGATATAGCATAATTAATCCTCTCTTTTGTCTCAGTACATAAAATATGCTAAATTTGTGTCAAACTGTCAATCGGGTTAGTGTTGAAG
This window contains:
- the LOC139498804 gene encoding arginine and glutamate-rich protein 1-like isoform X1; protein product: MADHLPRNSSSVQDFEVIAGRNILDKLRDGNLNTETASRKRRKISVKYHNEDIEECYHKVRILSNNPTVTDLEYSLDETQGTPRKKKFVELEEDIIRLEDTKKNLQQFIESEKQRGNEVLFRVIQSKNEDMIRHSQEKNEESARKDEIIRRLEGENNRNKEENNRMEDIIRRLEEENNRNKEENNGNKEENNRSKEIIRRLIEENNRKEEIIRRFED
- the LOC139498804 gene encoding uncharacterized protein isoform X2: MADHLPRNSSSVQDFEVIAGRNILDKLRDGNLNTETASRKRRKISVKYHNEDIEECYHKVRILSNNPTVTDLEYSLDETQVELEEDIIRLEDTKKNLQQFIESEKQRGNEVLFRVIQSKNEDMIRHSQEKNEESARKDEIIRRLEGENNRNKEENNRMEDIIRRLEEENNRNKEENNGNKEENNRSKEIIRRLIEENNRKEEIIRRFED